ATCATAGCTGCTCCAATTACTACCCTTTGCCTCTGTCCACCACTTAATTCTGAAGGGTATTTATCCTCGCTATTTTCATCTAAGCCTATCTCTTTAAGCATAGCTTTTACCCTTCTTCTTCTCTCATTCTTATCCTTTACACCATTTACTTTCAATGGCTCTTCCAATATACTTCCTATTTTCATAGCAGGGTTTAAAGAGCTATAAGGATCTTGAAATACCATCTGTATCTCTTGCACTTTTCTTTTCTCCAAAGGTCTGCCTAGAAAAACTATCTCTCCACTATCCTCTTTTTCTATTCCTAATAAAATCTTTCCAATAGTAGATTTTCCAGCTCCTGACTGCCCTACTATTGAAAATATCTCTCCCTCTTTTACATCAAA
This window of the Fusobacterium varium genome carries:
- a CDS encoding ABC transporter ATP-binding protein; translation: MFLQVKNLTKSYRIGSFFSKEKKEILKNITFDVKEGEIFSIVGQSGAGKSTIGKILLGIEKEDSGEIVFLGRPLEKRKVQEIQMVFQDPYSSLNPAMKIGSILEEPLKVNGVKDKNERRRRVKAMLKEIGLDENSEDKYPSELSGGQRQRVVIGAAMILNPKLVVCDEPVASLDLSIQNQILNLIRKFNREYRTTFIFISHDLGVVYNISDRVLLLYKGEIQELRETVEFFKNPQSDYGKYFLEGIEVE